The Cytobacillus sp. NJ13 sequence CAAAACAGCAATGGCTTCCGCCAGGTAAAGATGGAACCTCTCTGCCTTTTCAGGAGAATCTTTATCTTCAGCGAGCACAGCCTGAATGATTTCGAAGTTACCGATCAGATGCCGGGTCTTCATCCCGTGCTTATTTAAAATGCCATCAAGCCAGACGGCATAATCAGTGAAAAAAGCAGATTGGTTCAGCTCATACGCTGTCTCGAGATGCTTCATATGATGATGGTTATCTTCGCGGCACTTCTCTTTTCCTTGTTCGCCAAACCGGTCAAGCAGGGAAGGCTCGCGTTCATAGATTGCTTCTGTAACACGGTGTACGACCTTTTCAAAATTCACTTAGCCACCACCTTATATTGCGAAACCTTCGGAACCACTGCAGCCAATTCCTGATCCGGATACTTTTTCTCTAAATCATGAATCCTCTTAAAATCTTCGCTCCGGACCCAGTTTAAATAGTTCTCCTTTGTATCAAAGATGAGCTGCACGGTCAATTCACCGGCGCGCTTATCATTCTGCAGCAGGAGAAAATCGATAAACCCCTCTGCCTGATCGACCGACCGCGAACGATTTTTATATATGCGAATGACTTCTTCCGACTTTTCATCGGGAACGTCAAATGTTGAGAATACGGTGTACATGAACTCTCCTCCAATTTTGGGAGTTTTCTGGCTTCTTCAGTATAACACACTGATTGGGTTTGTCATTTTGGAAGGGTTATAGGCAATGATGGAAGTTTTTCGTTTGCTGAACGAATAACTCTTTTCTATTAAATCTCTGATTTTTCTTCGTTATTTTGGATGATTAACTGCCATTTTCTCGCTGCTCTCCACATTCTCGTCTTTATTCCAGTTGATTAACTACCATTCTCATACTCTCTCTATTTTTTCCGTCGTTAATCCGGATGATTATCTACCATTTCCCTTCCTCTCTCCATTTTTTCGTCGTTAATCCGGATGATTATCTACCATTTTCTCTCCTCTCCCCACTTTTTCGTCGTTAATCCATCCGGATGATGATCTACCATTTCCCTTCCTCTCCCCACTTTTTCGTCGTTAATCCGGATGATTATCTACCATTTTCTCTCCTCTCTCCATTTTTTCGTCATTAATCCGGATGATTAACTACCATTTCCCTTCCTCTCTCCATTTTTTCGTCGTTAATTCGGTATCTACCATTTTCCTTCCTCTCTCTGCTTTTTCGTCGTTAATCCGGTTGATGATCTACCATTTCCTCTCCTCTCCCCACTTTTTCGTCGTTAATCCGGATGATTATCTACCATTTTCTCTCCTCTCCCCACTTTTTCGTCGTTAATTCGGTAATCTGCCATCTTCACCTACTCTCCAAGTTTTTCGTCGTTAATACCCATCCTCTGTTCTCAGTCTTAAGTCCGATGCCAAGATATGTCTCTGGCTCGTTATGGCTCTCGTTAATCCCGGTTAAGATAGTATCTGTAAGAATTGTTAAGTTTTTCCTGAAAACAAGATCGCATTTTGGCGAATTAGGTCGGACGAATTATTGAAAAATTAACAAAATAGTAGTTATTAGTACCTATTTCCCTCTGTATAATTAGATCTTGGGTGCAAATTTTCACTATTTGGGAGTAAGGAGAATGTTTATGAAATTATTAAAAATGATTGTGCAGAGAAAGATTTTGGTTGCCCTAATGACGGTGCTGATTTTGGCCATCGGGAGCTTTTCCATTTTCGAATTGGATAAAGAGCTGATGCCGCCGGTAACAATGGATGGCGCTTACGTGGAGGTCAGTGCCGGTGAAATGGCAGCGATTGAAGTGGAGCGATCGATCACCAACCCCCTGGAGCAGCAAATCAGGGGGATTGAAGGAGTAGAATCTGTTGACTCCACATCGGCGATCGGACGGAGCTCACTACAAATTACGTTTGATCAGGGCCGAGGGGATGATCTTTTTAAGGAAATAGAGACGGCTGCAAATGCCGCTAAAGGCGAGAATGCCGCAATCACGGATGTCACTTCCGGGCAATATGGGACAACGCAGACCTATGAATTCTATATGGACGTATCCGGCGGCAGCATGGAGGAGATGACCGCTTTTGCCAAAAAGGTCCTTGAACCGCGCCTGGAAGCATTGCCGGAAGTCCGAGACGTATCGCTGGCCGGGTTTCAGGAGCATGAGGTAATCATTGAACTGGACCGCAGCCAATTGGCCGAAAAAGGGCTGGATGCTGCAGCTGTGATCAGTGCGATTCAGCAGGTTAACAGCGAAGTCACACTGGGAGAACTCAGCAGCGATGCCAGCTCTCCCTCCCTCCGCTGGAATACAAAGCTTGAAAATGTCGAGGATGTACAGAATATCAAAATCCCCTCACAAAATGGGTTTGTAGATTTGAAAGATGTTGCAGATGTTCAAATTCAGCCGATTGAAAGCTCATCGTTCGTCTGGAAGAACGGCACGAAGGAATTCATCTTTGTCCAGGTTGGCCGTGCTGCAGATGCCACGCAAATTGAAATGGCAGCTGCGGTCCGCGATGAAGTGAAAAACATCCGCGAAGACGGACTGGTGAAAGGCTTTGAACTGAACGAAATGGTGGCACAGGCAGATTATGTGCAGGAATCGATTGATGGCGTGACCAGCAACATTTTAATC is a genomic window containing:
- a CDS encoding antibiotic biosynthesis monooxygenase gives rise to the protein MYTVFSTFDVPDEKSEEVIRIYKNRSRSVDQAEGFIDFLLLQNDKRAGELTVQLIFDTKENYLNWVRSEDFKRIHDLEKKYPDQELAAVVPKVSQYKVVAK